A part of Melittangium boletus DSM 14713 genomic DNA contains:
- a CDS encoding cell division protein FtsK, with translation MRRVQPDEPSRVMYPRPSRLLGLTAMTFLAASVGCGGPLDMERDEAMGRQEAALAETQWTVTLRTWSSHYLVADKGGGAALMAYSTAANEWETFTLTDVNGGSLVTGDVVTLRSISGQWGSALNGGGGEIRFTATAPQAWEQFTITKLNGGGNIVSGDQIALKTGVTGQFISAANAGGGTVTATGASAREWETLTLGISGSGGSSGGAGSILFVGNSFTHGHEEPVYSYNKGAITDANGSGQGGVPGIFKQLTVQAGLSYNVTIETVSGETLSGHYATKSAIIGRAWDTVVLQENSTRPLPTARGGSPADFFTGADNLRRLVLSKNASAKVYLYETWASPASVSAQGYTGGTAGLQAMQSDLRGAYFKASSEQGFTGVARVGDGFLRAIEQGLADPDPSNGITPGTFNLWSSSDSRHAGKYGSYLSAAVLFARITGADPRTLAVGTGSAAAGLGISSTDASNLNRIAYEITAQPLPLAPLPALGATFSGSVTAGTPANLTGGAQLTSLTTAEGTFTNLVGATANSITGTNTPNSRGSTPANANAAASGLGVNVGANNLGTGNFQFGTAFSAKTRFFIVESALTSGTIGDDTVVTLIDASNNQVGAFSLSLLASHFTASAAGNTSSALATINYTGGVASVTGSPAGTVQSKLGAVTFSLADLGVTTPANVGAARGIRLASSTLDPNAVGFYTVP, from the coding sequence ATGCGCCGAGTCCAACCGGATGAACCGTCCCGTGTGATGTACCCCCGCCCGTCACGCCTCCTGGGACTCACGGCCATGACCTTCCTCGCGGCCAGCGTGGGCTGCGGCGGTCCTCTGGACATGGAGCGGGACGAGGCCATGGGCCGCCAGGAAGCGGCGCTCGCGGAGACGCAGTGGACGGTCACCCTGCGCACCTGGTCGAGCCATTACCTCGTGGCCGACAAGGGCGGTGGCGCCGCGCTCATGGCGTACAGCACGGCGGCGAACGAGTGGGAGACGTTCACGCTCACGGACGTCAACGGCGGCTCGCTCGTCACCGGCGACGTGGTGACGCTGCGGAGCATCAGCGGCCAGTGGGGCTCGGCCCTCAACGGAGGCGGCGGTGAAATCCGCTTCACCGCCACGGCGCCCCAGGCATGGGAGCAATTCACCATCACCAAGCTCAATGGCGGCGGCAACATCGTCAGCGGCGATCAGATCGCCCTGAAGACGGGGGTCACCGGCCAGTTCATCTCCGCCGCCAACGCGGGCGGCGGCACCGTCACCGCCACCGGCGCCTCGGCGCGAGAGTGGGAGACCTTGACGCTCGGCATCTCCGGTTCGGGCGGAAGCTCCGGGGGCGCGGGCAGCATCCTCTTCGTGGGCAACAGCTTCACCCACGGCCACGAGGAACCGGTCTACTCGTACAACAAGGGCGCCATCACCGACGCGAACGGCAGCGGCCAGGGCGGCGTGCCGGGCATCTTCAAGCAACTGACCGTCCAGGCCGGGCTCTCGTACAACGTCACCATCGAGACGGTGAGCGGAGAGACCCTGAGCGGCCACTACGCCACGAAGTCGGCGATCATCGGCCGCGCCTGGGACACCGTCGTCCTGCAGGAGAACAGCACGCGGCCCCTGCCCACCGCCCGGGGCGGCTCGCCCGCGGACTTCTTCACCGGGGCCGACAACCTGCGGCGCCTCGTGCTGTCGAAGAACGCGTCGGCCAAGGTCTACCTCTACGAGACCTGGGCCTCGCCCGCGTCGGTCTCGGCTCAAGGGTACACGGGCGGCACGGCGGGCCTGCAGGCGATGCAGAGCGACCTGCGCGGCGCGTATTTCAAGGCCTCCTCCGAGCAAGGCTTCACGGGCGTGGCCCGGGTGGGTGACGGGTTCCTGCGCGCGATCGAACAAGGCCTGGCGGATCCGGATCCCTCCAATGGCATCACCCCGGGAACCTTCAACCTGTGGAGCAGCTCGGACAGCCGCCACGCGGGCAAGTACGGCAGCTACCTCTCCGCGGCGGTGCTGTTCGCGAGGATCACCGGGGCCGACCCGCGCACCCTGGCGGTGGGCACGGGCAGCGCGGCGGCCGGCCTGGGAATCAGCTCGACCGATGCCTCCAACCTGAACCGCATCGCCTACGAAATCACCGCGCAGCCCCTGCCCCTCGCGCCGCTGCCCGCCCTTGGCGCGACCTTCTCGGGCTCGGTGACGGCCGGCACCCCGGCGAACCTCACCGGCGGCGCGCAGTTGACGTCCCTCACCACGGCCGAGGGCACCTTCACGAATCTCGTTGGCGCGACTGCCAATAGCATCACGGGGACCAACACGCCCAACTCGCGCGGCTCGACGCCCGCGAACGCCAACGCCGCCGCTTCGGGCCTCGGCGTCAATGTCGGCGCGAACAACCTGGGCACGGGCAACTTCCAGTTCGGCACGGCCTTCTCCGCGAAGACGCGCTTCTTCATCGTCGAGAGCGCCCTCACCTCCGGGACGATCGGCGACGACACCGTCGTCACGCTGATCGACGCGTCGAACAATCAGGTGGGCGCGTTCTCGCTCTCGCTGCTCGCGAGCCACTTCACCGCCTCGGCCGCGGGCAACACGTCCAGCGCGCTAGCGACGATCAACTACACGGGCGGCGTCGCGAGCGTCACCGGCAGCCCCGCGGGCACGGTGCAGTCGAAGCTGGGCGCCGTCACGTTCTCGCTGGCGGATCTCGGCGTCACCACCCCCGCGAACGTCGGCGCCGCCAGGGGAATCCGCCTCGCCAGCTCCACGCTCGATCCAAACGCCGTCGGCTTCTACACCGTGCCCTGA
- a CDS encoding NCS2 family permease: MSTPLERFFHIRERGSSVGTELRAGLVTFLTMAYILLVNPQILSEAGMPAEDVTVATALGAAFGTLLMGLYANFPFALAPGMGLNAYFTYGVVKGLGVDWRFALTAVFVEGLLFILLSYGGVRTIILRAIPAPIKLATTTGIGLFLALIGLRSAGLVTDSPATLVRLGELRAPVPLLALAGLVLIGVLSSRRVKGALLMGIAAVAVAAWMLGVAKAPEAWMSVPRLPRETFWAFDFSQVLTGKFLTVMLAFLFVDVFDTAGTLLGVGRAGGFLKPDGDLPGAGRGFMADAVGTVAGAVFGTSTVTCYIESAAGVEEGGRTGLTAVVVSGLFLLSLFFVPTLAAIPPVATAPVLVVVGALMMSGVRELAWNRMDEALPGFLTIALMPFTYSIANGISAGIVSYAALKLLSGRPREAHPVVYVLAVLLVLHYATSGGA; this comes from the coding sequence ATGAGCACGCCACTCGAGCGCTTCTTCCACATCCGTGAGCGGGGCTCGTCCGTGGGGACGGAGCTGCGCGCGGGCCTGGTGACGTTCCTGACCATGGCCTACATCCTGCTGGTCAACCCGCAGATCCTCTCGGAAGCGGGGATGCCCGCCGAGGACGTGACGGTGGCCACGGCGCTGGGCGCCGCGTTCGGCACCCTGCTGATGGGGCTCTACGCGAACTTCCCCTTCGCGCTGGCGCCGGGGATGGGACTCAACGCCTACTTCACCTATGGCGTGGTGAAGGGACTGGGCGTGGACTGGCGCTTCGCGCTGACGGCGGTGTTCGTCGAGGGCCTGCTGTTCATCCTCCTGTCCTACGGAGGTGTCCGCACGATCATCCTCCGGGCCATCCCAGCGCCCATCAAGCTGGCCACCACCACGGGCATCGGGTTGTTCCTGGCGCTCATCGGCCTGAGGAGCGCGGGGCTGGTGACGGACAGTCCGGCCACGCTCGTGCGGCTGGGCGAGTTGCGCGCGCCCGTGCCCCTGCTGGCGTTGGCGGGGCTCGTGCTCATCGGCGTGTTGTCATCGCGGCGGGTGAAGGGCGCTCTGTTGATGGGAATCGCGGCGGTGGCGGTGGCGGCGTGGATGCTGGGGGTGGCGAAGGCTCCGGAGGCGTGGATGAGCGTGCCACGGCTGCCGCGAGAGACCTTCTGGGCCTTCGATTTCTCACAGGTGCTGACGGGAAAGTTCCTCACGGTGATGCTGGCGTTCCTGTTCGTGGACGTGTTCGACACGGCGGGCACGCTGCTGGGAGTGGGCCGCGCGGGCGGCTTCCTGAAACCGGATGGAGACTTGCCGGGAGCGGGCCGGGGCTTCATGGCGGACGCGGTGGGGACGGTGGCGGGCGCGGTGTTCGGGACCAGCACGGTGACGTGCTACATCGAGTCGGCCGCGGGCGTGGAGGAAGGCGGACGCACGGGGCTCACGGCGGTGGTGGTGTCGGGGCTCTTCCTGCTGTCGCTCTTCTTCGTGCCCACCCTGGCGGCCATTCCACCCGTGGCGACAGCGCCCGTCCTCGTGGTGGTGGGCGCGCTGATGATGAGCGGCGTGCGCGAACTCGCGTGGAACCGGATGGATGAGGCCCTGCCGGGATTCCTGACGATCGCGCTGATGCCCTTCACGTACTCGATCGCGAACGGCATCAGCGCGGGCATCGTGTCCTACGCGGCGTTGAAGCTGCTGTCGGGACGCCCGCGCGAGGCCCACCCCGTCGTGTACGTGCTGGCGGTCCTGCTGGTGCTGCACTACGCCACGAGCGGCGGCGCCTGA
- a CDS encoding sensor histidine kinase, whose protein sequence is MSERHSRTGAKESSLTDERARLLIDSIKDYAIFMLDPQGYVQSWNVGAERLKGYTAREIIGRHLSTFYSAEDIAAGKCELELRQATLVGRFEDEGWRLRKNGERFWANVVLTAIHDASGQLIGFAKVTRDLTERREAEARLRQSEERFRVLVDSVKDYAIFMLDPQGRVMTWNNGAARLKGYTAQEIIGQHFSRFYPPEDVASGKPAMELEIAIQEGRFEEEGWRLRKDGTPFWANVVISVIHDGTGKLMGFAKVTRDLTEQKRAEEERIRLAQTQEAVKLRDEFLAIASHELKTPLTAIQLQLQSLKRLVASLDAKVGTGLDRAVRGTRRLSDLIESLLDVSRLTTGQLTLRPERFDLVTTATEVSERLREAALQADCQVQLQGEHLVEGTWDRLRIEQVLINLLSNAFKYAMGSPVEISITRELSEAILVITDKGPGIPEQALSRLFGRFERAAPMRHHGGLGLGLFVTREIVEAHGGTISVKNQPEGGARFTVRLPLEAVLRPRK, encoded by the coding sequence ATGTCTGAACGACACTCACGGACCGGCGCCAAGGAGTCCTCGCTGACCGACGAGCGGGCGCGACTTCTCATCGACAGCATCAAGGACTACGCCATCTTCATGCTCGACCCCCAGGGGTACGTGCAGAGCTGGAACGTGGGGGCTGAACGGCTCAAGGGCTATACCGCCCGTGAGATCATCGGGCGGCACCTCTCCACCTTCTACTCCGCCGAGGACATCGCCGCCGGCAAGTGCGAGCTCGAACTGCGGCAGGCCACCCTCGTGGGACGCTTCGAGGACGAGGGCTGGCGCTTGCGCAAGAACGGCGAGCGGTTCTGGGCCAACGTGGTCCTCACCGCCATCCACGACGCCTCGGGCCAGCTCATCGGCTTCGCCAAGGTGACGCGGGATCTCACCGAGCGCCGCGAGGCCGAGGCGCGACTGCGGCAGAGCGAGGAGCGCTTCCGGGTGCTGGTGGACAGCGTGAAGGACTACGCCATCTTCATGTTGGATCCCCAGGGCCGGGTGATGACGTGGAACAACGGCGCGGCCCGCTTGAAGGGCTACACGGCCCAGGAGATCATCGGCCAGCACTTCTCCCGCTTCTACCCGCCCGAGGACGTGGCCAGCGGCAAGCCCGCGATGGAACTGGAGATCGCCATCCAGGAGGGCCGCTTCGAGGAGGAAGGATGGCGCCTGCGCAAGGATGGCACGCCCTTCTGGGCGAACGTGGTCATCTCCGTCATCCATGATGGCACCGGCAAGCTCATGGGCTTCGCCAAGGTGACGCGGGATCTCACCGAACAGAAGCGCGCCGAGGAGGAACGCATCCGGCTCGCCCAGACCCAGGAGGCGGTGAAACTGCGCGACGAATTCCTCGCCATCGCCTCGCACGAGCTGAAGACCCCGCTCACGGCGATCCAGCTCCAGTTGCAGAGCCTGAAGCGCCTGGTGGCCTCCCTCGACGCGAAGGTCGGCACCGGGCTGGATCGCGCGGTCCGCGGCACCCGGCGGCTGTCGGACCTCATCGAGAGCCTGTTGGACGTCTCGCGGCTCACCACCGGGCAGCTCACGCTCCGCCCGGAGCGCTTCGACCTCGTCACCACGGCCACCGAGGTCTCCGAGCGGCTGCGCGAGGCGGCGCTCCAGGCCGATTGCCAGGTCCAGCTCCAGGGAGAACACCTCGTGGAGGGCACCTGGGATCGCCTCCGCATCGAGCAGGTGCTCATCAACCTGCTGTCCAATGCCTTCAAATACGCGATGGGCAGCCCGGTGGAGATCTCCATCACGCGGGAGCTGTCCGAGGCGATCCTCGTCATCACCGACAAGGGCCCGGGCATCCCGGAGCAGGCGCTCTCCCGGCTCTTCGGCAGGTTCGAGCGCGCCGCGCCGATGCGCCACCATGGGGGGCTGGGCCTGGGACTCTTCGTGACCCGGGAGATCGTCGAGGCCCATGGCGGCACCATCTCCGTCAAGAACCAGCCCGAGGGCGGGGCCCGCTTCACGGTCCGCCTGCCGCTGGAGGCCGTGCTGAGACCTCGGAAATGA
- a CDS encoding ATP-binding sensor histidine kinase encodes MMEFAGYEVRSLFQTTTNNLLFQAVREADRLPVIIKTPRTEYPGPRERARYQREYHLLQRLRGTTGVLTSHGLEMIQERPLLLLEDVGGTALSERTGQPLEPSLVLSIAISLSATLAEVHRRGVIHKDIKPANILGSADGKVWLIDFGLATSQQLEHVEATPAALVEGTLAYMSPEQSGRMNRAVDYRTDLYSLGVVLYQWLTGQLPFRGKDALEWFHAHIAQVPVPPDQRLPSVPPQLSAVVLKLLGKNAEQRYQSAEGLKADLERCRDELLQGVKELFPLGLQDFPARFQPPQRLYGREAELQALLRAFERVARGGKPEWVLVSGYSGIGKSSVVHELHKPILQRRSFFLSGKFDSLQRDVPYATLARSLKALVQRMLAGSEEEVADWRWRLLEAFEGNGQLLVGLVPQLEQVVGELPPPPELSLVEARHRFNRLFQRFLGVVATPERPLVLFLDDLQWADFASIELLRYLGTHPETPPLLLMGAYRDNEVSATHPLTQVLTEVREAGGRLVEIHLGPLSLPWTRQLVADALPGAADEVVAPLSALLQEKTGGNPFFLLQFLQTLYQDGLVARGARGGWRWDEEAVRAQGYSDNMVDFMAGRLRQLPSPAQRLMRLAACVGHAFTLETLALLSHEEGPEVERGLEPVLAEGLLVETGPQHYRFLHDRIHQAAHALMSEEEREATHLEMGRLLWARLSPEELHERLFDVVGQLNAGARLMEDAGERTRLAWLNVAAGTRARASAAYRSAVGYFAMAFGLIPGDPWVTAPAETFALRLEQADCESVSGNAPEARRLVEELLPRAPTRQDMAAAYQLKSGILLTSNQAEASISCLLECLARFGVDLPARPTWEDVTAAYQEVESLLGTRPIESLLDLPAMTDPDMKIAMGLLAALTWPAFFTHEQLLALHVCRMVSITLRHGGTSEAASAFVWYGSVITTRRFKQYDRGYAFGMLASAIIDRYPDSAHRARTLFTVGHLSLWVKPLSAAMELYQRAFHAALQAGDLQAACYCCIFIGTVRLLAGQDLAEVSRELVARADFTHQVGFRQTEDMIRLSHAFVHQMRGRSASFESLDMEGFDERAFEAQLGGRMVSLRFWYGTIKARSRFMCGAYEEARRAAEEAKALDWTNSGRIQLFDYHFYRALALAACYRDAPEARRQEDLEDIQEHHRQLEEWAAHCPETFRAPERTVAAELERLLGKTDAAPTTYEEAIQAAREQGLVHNVAVASELAARFWMERRLPSVARAYARQAREAYEQWGAEGKVRHMDAQSAWLLGGGSQDPDSASHDSASSHLDVLAIVKAQQAISSEINQGKLVSTLMRVALEHAGAQRGALLLVQGEALKVESLMDAGASEAATQALPWTLLSYVRRVGEHVLIDDTSQPHPFASDAFFSHSQACSVLCLPVQRQEKLHGLLYLENALTPHAFRPGHITLLQHLASQAAISMENARLYADVQQAEAALRQANEELERRVEERTRELKQAQARLVETARMAGMAEVASNVLHDVGNTLTSLVVDTEQMHTVVKASRVDRVSKVFSLLEAHREDLSGFVTHDTRGRQLFAYLPGLASELTQERELLLRGLKAMSRNVERVRTIIHLQQDYPKATLLVEECDLSEVMEEALRLQAGALRQAGVRVMKELAPLPRVKVDRHRMIQILLNLLSNARQSMEATEPGRRSLWLRLNTDAEWIRIQVEDTGQGIAPEARGRLFNQGFTTRKEGHGIGLHSSALSARLMGGKLTLDSEGPGRGAIATLVLPFPSQ; translated from the coding sequence ATGATGGAGTTCGCGGGGTACGAAGTCCGGAGTCTGTTTCAAACGACGACCAACAACCTCCTGTTTCAAGCGGTGCGTGAGGCGGACCGGTTGCCCGTCATCATCAAGACGCCGCGCACGGAATATCCCGGTCCCCGCGAGCGCGCCCGCTACCAGCGCGAATACCACCTGCTGCAGCGCCTGCGAGGGACGACCGGGGTCCTCACCTCGCATGGCCTGGAGATGATCCAGGAGCGGCCCCTCCTGCTGCTAGAGGACGTGGGCGGCACGGCCCTGTCGGAGCGGACGGGCCAACCCCTCGAGCCCTCCCTCGTCCTCTCCATCGCCATCTCCCTGAGCGCCACCCTGGCGGAAGTGCACCGCCGAGGCGTCATCCACAAGGACATCAAACCCGCCAACATCCTGGGCTCGGCGGACGGGAAGGTCTGGCTCATCGACTTTGGCCTGGCCACCTCTCAGCAACTGGAGCACGTGGAGGCCACGCCCGCGGCCCTGGTGGAAGGCACGCTGGCCTACATGTCTCCGGAGCAGTCGGGGCGGATGAACCGGGCGGTGGACTACCGCACGGATCTCTACTCGCTGGGGGTGGTGCTCTACCAATGGCTCACCGGGCAATTGCCCTTCCGGGGCAAGGACGCCCTGGAGTGGTTCCATGCCCACATCGCGCAGGTGCCCGTCCCGCCCGATCAGCGGCTCCCCTCCGTCCCGCCCCAGCTCTCGGCGGTGGTGCTCAAGTTGCTCGGCAAGAACGCCGAGCAGCGCTACCAGAGCGCCGAGGGACTGAAAGCCGATCTGGAGCGGTGCCGGGACGAGCTGCTCCAAGGGGTGAAGGAGCTCTTCCCCCTGGGCCTCCAGGACTTTCCCGCCCGCTTCCAACCTCCCCAGCGCCTCTACGGCCGCGAAGCGGAACTCCAAGCGCTGCTGCGGGCCTTCGAGCGGGTGGCACGAGGGGGAAAGCCCGAGTGGGTCCTGGTGAGCGGCTACTCGGGCATCGGCAAGTCCTCCGTCGTCCACGAGCTGCACAAGCCCATCCTCCAGCGCCGCAGCTTCTTTCTCAGCGGCAAGTTCGACTCCCTGCAACGCGACGTGCCCTACGCCACCCTGGCGCGCTCCCTGAAGGCGCTCGTGCAGCGGATGCTGGCGGGCAGCGAGGAGGAGGTGGCGGACTGGCGCTGGCGTCTGCTGGAGGCCTTCGAGGGCAACGGCCAGTTGTTGGTGGGCCTGGTGCCCCAACTGGAGCAGGTGGTGGGCGAGCTCCCGCCTCCGCCCGAGCTGTCGCTGGTCGAGGCACGGCACCGCTTCAACCGCCTCTTCCAACGCTTCCTCGGCGTGGTGGCCACCCCCGAGCGGCCGCTGGTGCTCTTCCTGGATGATCTGCAGTGGGCGGACTTCGCCAGCATCGAGCTGCTGCGCTACCTCGGCACGCACCCGGAGACGCCTCCCCTGCTGCTGATGGGCGCCTACCGGGACAACGAGGTGAGCGCCACCCACCCGCTGACCCAGGTGCTCACGGAGGTGCGCGAGGCCGGGGGACGGCTCGTGGAGATCCACCTGGGGCCCCTCTCCCTCCCCTGGACGCGGCAACTGGTGGCCGATGCCCTGCCTGGTGCCGCGGACGAGGTCGTGGCGCCGCTGTCCGCGCTGCTCCAGGAGAAGACGGGCGGCAACCCCTTCTTCCTCCTCCAGTTCCTCCAGACGCTCTACCAGGATGGCCTCGTGGCGCGCGGGGCGCGGGGCGGGTGGCGATGGGATGAGGAGGCCGTCCGGGCCCAGGGCTATTCGGACAACATGGTGGACTTCATGGCCGGACGGCTGCGGCAACTGCCCTCCCCGGCCCAGCGGCTGATGCGTCTGGCCGCGTGCGTGGGCCATGCCTTCACCCTGGAGACCCTGGCCCTGCTCTCCCACGAGGAGGGCCCCGAGGTGGAGCGGGGCCTCGAACCGGTCCTCGCGGAAGGACTGCTCGTGGAGACGGGCCCCCAGCACTACCGCTTCCTGCATGATCGCATCCACCAGGCCGCCCATGCCCTCATGAGCGAGGAGGAGCGCGAGGCCACCCATCTGGAAATGGGCCGGCTGCTCTGGGCCCGCCTCTCGCCCGAGGAGCTGCACGAGCGCCTGTTCGACGTGGTGGGCCAGCTCAACGCGGGCGCGCGATTGATGGAGGACGCCGGAGAGCGCACCCGGCTGGCGTGGCTCAACGTCGCGGCGGGCACCCGGGCCAGGGCCTCCGCCGCGTACCGCTCGGCCGTGGGCTACTTCGCCATGGCCTTCGGGTTGATCCCCGGCGACCCCTGGGTGACGGCCCCCGCGGAGACCTTCGCGCTGCGCCTCGAGCAGGCGGACTGCGAGTCGGTGAGCGGCAACGCGCCCGAGGCGCGCCGTCTCGTGGAGGAACTGCTCCCCAGGGCGCCCACGCGCCAGGACATGGCGGCCGCCTACCAGCTCAAGAGCGGCATCCTCCTCACGAGCAATCAAGCCGAGGCCTCCATCTCCTGTCTGCTGGAGTGTCTGGCGCGCTTCGGCGTGGACCTCCCCGCCCGCCCCACCTGGGAAGACGTGACGGCCGCCTACCAGGAGGTGGAGTCCCTGTTGGGCACCCGCCCCATCGAGAGCCTGCTCGACCTGCCCGCCATGACGGACCCGGACATGAAGATCGCCATGGGTCTGCTCGCGGCCCTGACCTGGCCCGCCTTCTTCACCCACGAGCAGTTGCTGGCCCTGCACGTGTGCCGGATGGTGTCCATCACCCTGCGCCATGGGGGCACATCCGAGGCCGCGTCGGCTTTCGTGTGGTACGGCTCGGTGATCACCACCCGCCGCTTCAAGCAGTACGACCGGGGGTATGCCTTCGGCATGCTGGCGAGCGCGATCATCGATCGCTACCCGGACTCCGCCCATCGCGCCAGGACGCTCTTCACCGTGGGCCACCTGAGCCTGTGGGTGAAGCCGCTGTCCGCCGCGATGGAGCTCTACCAGCGGGCCTTCCACGCCGCGCTCCAGGCGGGAGATCTCCAGGCCGCCTGTTATTGCTGCATCTTCATCGGGACGGTCCGCCTGCTCGCGGGCCAGGATCTGGCCGAGGTGTCCCGGGAGCTCGTCGCGCGCGCGGACTTCACGCACCAGGTGGGCTTCCGGCAGACGGAGGACATGATCCGGCTCTCCCATGCCTTCGTGCACCAGATGCGGGGGCGCTCCGCGTCCTTCGAGTCCCTGGACATGGAGGGATTCGACGAGCGCGCGTTCGAGGCCCAGCTGGGCGGCCGCATGGTCTCGTTGCGCTTCTGGTACGGCACCATCAAGGCCCGCTCGCGCTTCATGTGCGGTGCCTACGAGGAGGCGCGCCGGGCCGCGGAGGAGGCCAAGGCCCTTGACTGGACCAACTCCGGACGCATCCAGCTCTTCGACTACCACTTCTACCGGGCGCTCGCCCTGGCCGCGTGCTACCGGGACGCGCCCGAGGCGCGGCGCCAGGAGGACCTGGAGGACATCCAGGAGCACCATCGGCAATTGGAGGAGTGGGCCGCGCACTGTCCGGAGACGTTTCGGGCGCCGGAGCGCACGGTGGCGGCGGAGCTGGAGCGCCTGCTCGGGAAGACGGACGCGGCGCCCACCACCTACGAGGAGGCCATTCAAGCGGCCCGCGAGCAGGGGCTCGTCCACAATGTCGCCGTGGCCAGTGAGCTGGCCGCTCGCTTCTGGATGGAGCGGCGGCTGCCCAGCGTCGCGCGGGCCTATGCCCGCCAGGCGCGCGAGGCCTACGAGCAATGGGGCGCCGAGGGCAAGGTCCGGCACATGGACGCCCAGAGCGCCTGGCTGCTCGGCGGCGGCTCCCAGGATCCGGACTCCGCCAGCCATGACTCGGCCTCCAGCCACCTGGACGTGCTCGCCATCGTCAAGGCCCAGCAAGCCATCTCCAGTGAGATCAACCAGGGCAAGCTGGTGTCCACCCTCATGCGCGTGGCCCTGGAGCATGCCGGTGCCCAACGCGGCGCGCTCCTGCTGGTGCAAGGCGAGGCGTTGAAGGTGGAGTCGCTGATGGACGCCGGGGCCTCCGAGGCGGCCACCCAGGCGCTCCCGTGGACCCTGCTCTCCTATGTGCGGCGCGTCGGCGAGCATGTCCTCATCGACGACACCTCCCAGCCCCACCCCTTCGCCTCCGACGCGTTCTTCTCCCACAGCCAGGCGTGCTCCGTGTTGTGTCTGCCCGTGCAGCGCCAGGAGAAGCTTCACGGGCTGCTGTACCTGGAGAACGCCCTCACCCCCCATGCCTTCCGGCCGGGCCACATCACCCTGCTCCAACACCTGGCCTCCCAGGCCGCCATCTCCATGGAGAACGCCCGGCTCTACGCCGACGTCCAGCAAGCCGAGGCGGCCCTGCGCCAGGCCAACGAGGAGCTGGAGCGGCGCGTGGAGGAGCGCACGCGCGAGCTGAAGCAGGCCCAGGCGCGCCTGGTGGAGACGGCGCGCATGGCCGGCATGGCCGAGGTGGCCTCCAATGTGTTGCACGACGTGGGCAACACCCTCACCAGTCTCGTGGTGGACACCGAGCAGATGCACACGGTGGTCAAGGCCTCTCGCGTGGACCGGGTCTCCAAGGTGTTCTCCCTCCTGGAAGCACACCGCGAGGATCTCTCGGGCTTCGTCACCCACGACACCCGGGGCCGCCAGTTGTTCGCCTATCTCCCGGGCCTCGCGTCCGAGCTGACGCAGGAGCGGGAGCTGCTGCTGCGGGGCCTCAAGGCCATGTCCCGCAACGTCGAGCGCGTGCGCACCATCATCCACCTGCAACAGGACTACCCGAAGGCCACGCTGCTGGTGGAGGAGTGCGATCTCTCCGAGGTGATGGAGGAGGCGCTGCGCCTGCAAGCCGGAGCGCTGCGGCAGGCGGGCGTGCGGGTGATGAAGGAGCTGGCGCCCCTCCCCCGGGTGAAGGTGGACAGGCACCGGATGATCCAGATCCTCCTCAACCTGCTGAGCAACGCCCGGCAGTCCATGGAAGCAACCGAACCCGGGCGGCGCTCGTTATGGCTGCGCCTGAACACGGACGCGGAGTGGATCCGGATCCAGGTGGAGGACACGGGCCAGGGCATCGCGCCCGAGGCGCGCGGGCGCCTCTTCAACCAGGGCTTCACTACGCGCAAAGAGGGCCACGGAATCGGGTTGCACTCCAGCGCCCTCTCGGCGCGCTTGATGGGAGGCAAGCTGACCCTGGACAGCGAGGGACCCGGACGAGGAGCCATCGCCACCCTCGTGCTCCCGTTTCCCTCCCAGTGA
- a CDS encoding double-CXXCG motif protein, translated as MEDFSTVIVCTERFVDACRRLGFDGVAFRSLPVT; from the coding sequence ATGGAGGACTTCTCCACCGTCATCGTCTGCACCGAGCGCTTCGTCGATGCCTGTCGGCGCCTGGGGTTCGACGGTGTGGCGTTCCGTTCCCTGCCCGTGACCTGA